A genomic segment from Leopardus geoffroyi isolate Oge1 chromosome A2, O.geoffroyi_Oge1_pat1.0, whole genome shotgun sequence encodes:
- the ABTB1 gene encoding ankyrin repeat and BTB/POZ domain-containing protein 1 isoform X1: MDTSDLFASCRKGDVGRVRYLLEQRDVEVNVRDKWDSTPLYYACLCGHEELVLYLLANGARCEANTFDGERCLYGALSDAIRRALRDYKQVTASCRRRDYYDDFLQRLLEQGIHSDVIFVVHGKPFRAHRCILGARSTYFANMLDTKWKGKSVVVLRHPLINPVAFGALLQYLYTGRLDVGVEHVSDCERLAKQCQLWDLLSDLEAKCEKVSEFVASKPGTCVKVLTIEPPPADPRLREDMALLADCALPPELRGDLGELPFPFPDGFNSCPDVCFRVEGCSFLCHKAFFCGRSDYFRALLDDHFRENEELEASGGLPAITLHGISPDIFTHVLYYIYSDHTELPPEVAYDVLSVADMYLLPGLKRLCGRSLAQLLDEDSVVGVWRVAKLFRLARLEDQCTEYMAKVIEKLVEREDFVEAVREEAAAVAARQETDSIPLVDDIRFHVASTVQTYSAIEEAQQRLRALEDLLVSIGLDC, translated from the exons ATGGACACCAGCGATCTCTTCGCCAGCTGCAGGAAGGGGGATGTGGGCCGAGTGCG GTACCTGCTGGAGCAGCGGGACGTGGAGGTGAATGTGCGGGACAAGTGGGACAGCACCCCCTT gtaCTACGCCTGCCTGTGTGGGCATGAGGAGCTAGTACTCTATCTTCTGGCCAATG GAGCCCGCTGTGAGGCCAACACCTTTGATGGGGAGCGCTGCCTCTATGGGGCGCTGAGCGACGCCATCCGCCGGGCCCTGCGCGATTACAAGCAGGTGACAGCCTCTTGCAGGAGGCGGGATTACTACGACGACTTCCTGCAGCG GCTTCTGGAACAAGGCATCCACAGCGACGTGATCTTTGTGGTGCACGGGAAGCCCTTCCGGGCACACCGCTGCATCCTGGGTGCGCGCAGCACCTACTTTGCCAACATGTTGGACACCAAATGGAAGGGCAAGAGTGTCGTGGTCCTCCGACACCCACTG ATCAACCCTGTGGCCTTCGGGGCCCTGCTGCAGTACCTGTACACAG GTCGCCTGGACGTCGGTGTGGAGCATGTTAGTGACTGCGAGCGCCTGGCCAAGCAGTGCCAGCTGTGGGATCTGCTCAGCGACCTGGAGGCCAAGTGTGAGAAGGTGTCCGAGTTTG TGGCATCCAAGCCAGGCACGTGCGTGAAGGTGCTGACCATCGAGCCCCCCCCAGCAGACCCCCGGCTTCGGGAGGACATGGCCCTGCTGGCCGACTGTGCCCTGCCCCCTGAGCTCCGC ggTGACCTCGGGGAGCTGCCCTTCCCTTTCCCCGATGGTTTCAACAGCTGTCCTGACGTCTGCTTCCGGGTGGAAGGTTGCAGCTTTCTCTGCCACAAG gcCTTCTTCTGCGGCCGAAGCGACTACTTCCGGGCCTTGTTGGACGACCACTTCCGAGAGAACGAGGAGCTGGAGGCCTCAGGCGGCCTCCCGGCCATCACCCTACACGGCATCTCGCCTGACATCTTCACCCATGTTCTCTACTACATATACAGTGACCACACAGAG CTGCCCCCGGAGGTGGCCTACGACGTGCTGAGCGTGGCCGACATGTACCTGTTGCCAGGCCTGAAGCGGCTGTGTGGCCGCAGCCTGGCCCAGCTGCTGGACGAGGACAGTGTGGTGGGCGTGTGGCGTGTGGCCAAGCTGTTCCGCTTGGCGCGCCTCGAGGACCAGTGCACCGAGTACATGGCCAAGGTCATCGAGAAG CTGGTGGAGCGGGAGGACTTCGTGGAGGCCGTGCGGGAGGAGGCGGCAGCCGTGGCCGCCCGGCAGGAGACGGACTCCATCCCGCTGGTGGACGACATCCGCTTCCACGTGGCCAGCACGGTGCAGACCTACAGCGCCATCGAGGAGGCACAGCAGCGGCTGCGGGCACTTGAGGACTTGCTGGTGTCCATCGGCCTGGACTGCTGA
- the ABTB1 gene encoding ankyrin repeat and BTB/POZ domain-containing protein 1 isoform X2, with protein MWAECGTCWSSGTWRYYACLCGHEELVLYLLANGARCEANTFDGERCLYGALSDAIRRALRDYKQVTASCRRRDYYDDFLQRLLEQGIHSDVIFVVHGKPFRAHRCILGARSTYFANMLDTKWKGKSVVVLRHPLINPVAFGALLQYLYTGRLDVGVEHVSDCERLAKQCQLWDLLSDLEAKCEKVSEFVASKPGTCVKVLTIEPPPADPRLREDMALLADCALPPELRGDLGELPFPFPDGFNSCPDVCFRVEGCSFLCHKAFFCGRSDYFRALLDDHFRENEELEASGGLPAITLHGISPDIFTHVLYYIYSDHTELPPEVAYDVLSVADMYLLPGLKRLCGRSLAQLLDEDSVVGVWRVAKLFRLARLEDQCTEYMAKVIEKLVEREDFVEAVREEAAAVAARQETDSIPLVDDIRFHVASTVQTYSAIEEAQQRLRALEDLLVSIGLDC; from the exons ATGTGGGCCGAGTGCG GTACCTGCTGGAGCAGCGGGACGTGGAG gtaCTACGCCTGCCTGTGTGGGCATGAGGAGCTAGTACTCTATCTTCTGGCCAATG GAGCCCGCTGTGAGGCCAACACCTTTGATGGGGAGCGCTGCCTCTATGGGGCGCTGAGCGACGCCATCCGCCGGGCCCTGCGCGATTACAAGCAGGTGACAGCCTCTTGCAGGAGGCGGGATTACTACGACGACTTCCTGCAGCG GCTTCTGGAACAAGGCATCCACAGCGACGTGATCTTTGTGGTGCACGGGAAGCCCTTCCGGGCACACCGCTGCATCCTGGGTGCGCGCAGCACCTACTTTGCCAACATGTTGGACACCAAATGGAAGGGCAAGAGTGTCGTGGTCCTCCGACACCCACTG ATCAACCCTGTGGCCTTCGGGGCCCTGCTGCAGTACCTGTACACAG GTCGCCTGGACGTCGGTGTGGAGCATGTTAGTGACTGCGAGCGCCTGGCCAAGCAGTGCCAGCTGTGGGATCTGCTCAGCGACCTGGAGGCCAAGTGTGAGAAGGTGTCCGAGTTTG TGGCATCCAAGCCAGGCACGTGCGTGAAGGTGCTGACCATCGAGCCCCCCCCAGCAGACCCCCGGCTTCGGGAGGACATGGCCCTGCTGGCCGACTGTGCCCTGCCCCCTGAGCTCCGC ggTGACCTCGGGGAGCTGCCCTTCCCTTTCCCCGATGGTTTCAACAGCTGTCCTGACGTCTGCTTCCGGGTGGAAGGTTGCAGCTTTCTCTGCCACAAG gcCTTCTTCTGCGGCCGAAGCGACTACTTCCGGGCCTTGTTGGACGACCACTTCCGAGAGAACGAGGAGCTGGAGGCCTCAGGCGGCCTCCCGGCCATCACCCTACACGGCATCTCGCCTGACATCTTCACCCATGTTCTCTACTACATATACAGTGACCACACAGAG CTGCCCCCGGAGGTGGCCTACGACGTGCTGAGCGTGGCCGACATGTACCTGTTGCCAGGCCTGAAGCGGCTGTGTGGCCGCAGCCTGGCCCAGCTGCTGGACGAGGACAGTGTGGTGGGCGTGTGGCGTGTGGCCAAGCTGTTCCGCTTGGCGCGCCTCGAGGACCAGTGCACCGAGTACATGGCCAAGGTCATCGAGAAG CTGGTGGAGCGGGAGGACTTCGTGGAGGCCGTGCGGGAGGAGGCGGCAGCCGTGGCCGCCCGGCAGGAGACGGACTCCATCCCGCTGGTGGACGACATCCGCTTCCACGTGGCCAGCACGGTGCAGACCTACAGCGCCATCGAGGAGGCACAGCAGCGGCTGCGGGCACTTGAGGACTTGCTGGTGTCCATCGGCCTGGACTGCTGA